From the Achromobacter xylosoxidans A8 genome, the window CAAGGACGCGCCTCTTGTTGTTCCGGCGGCGTTCAGCCGCGGGCGTTGGTGCCCGGCACGCGTAGCTGCGAGCCCACCTTCAGGGCGCTGCCCTTGATGTTGTTGAGCGCGCGCAGCGCGTCGACCGAGGTGCCGTACTGCTTGGCCAGCGAGAACAGCGTGTCGCCCTGGCGCACCTTGTGGGTGCGGACATTGGGACGGGCGCTGGCGACGCGGGCGGCCGGCGCTTGCGCGGCGCGGCCGCGCGGGGCGGCGGCCTTGTTGTCCGACGGCGCCGAGTCCAGCGCGCCCACCGGGGCCGCCAGCGAGGCCAGTTGCACGCCGCCCGTGCCGGGTTCGCCCGGCACCAGCAACGATTGGCCGGAGGCCGATTTCTGGCGCGAGCCGATGTCGTTGGTCTGGCGCAGCGTGGCTTCGCTCACGCCGAAACGTTTGGCGATCGAGGCGTAGGATTCACCACGGCGCGAGTGGTAGATCTTCCAGGCGCTGAGGTCGCCCTTGTAGTTGGTCAGGTTGGCGTTGAAGATCTCGACGCGGTCGGCCGGCAGCAGCAGGGTCGGGCCGTGGTCGCCGCGGATCACCGGGCGGTTGAACGAGGGATTCAGCGCCTTGAATTCGTCCAGCGGCATTTCGGCCAGCTTGGCGGCGATTTCCAGGTCGATGTCGCTGTTCTTCTGGACCGTCACGAAGTAGGGCGTGTTGCCGACCGGGGGCAGGGCCACCGCATAACGCTGCGGATCGGCGATGATGTTCTTGATGGCCTGCAGCTTGGGTACGTAGTTGCGGGTTTCGTCGGGCATGTTCAGG encodes:
- a CDS encoding transglycosylase SLT domain-containing protein, producing MNLSRLLLPLMLAVLAGCAGTKAPDSKNLTTNSQGRYIARDTSRTVDLTNPPADAWDRIRRGFAIPNLNTDLSQQWTDYYASHPESVQRMAERAGKYLYFIVDEINRRGLPTELALLPFVESAYNPTALSRAQASGLWQFVPATGQHFNLKQDWWRDERRDPIASTNAALDYLEKLFEMQGDWYLALASYNWGEGSVQRAMAKNEAAGQGTDYLSLNMPDETRNYVPKLQAIKNIIADPQRYAVALPPVGNTPYFVTVQKNSDIDLEIAAKLAEMPLDEFKALNPSFNRPVIRGDHGPTLLLPADRVEIFNANLTNYKGDLSAWKIYHSRRGESYASIAKRFGVSEATLRQTNDIGSRQKSASGQSLLVPGEPGTGGVQLASLAAPVGALDSAPSDNKAAAPRGRAAQAPAARVASARPNVRTHKVRQGDTLFSLAKQYGTSVDALRALNNIKGSALKVGSQLRVPGTNARG